One genomic region from Zalophus californianus isolate mZalCal1 chromosome 12, mZalCal1.pri.v2, whole genome shotgun sequence encodes:
- the CCDC71L gene encoding coiled-coil domain-containing protein 71L: MRRSVKRRRRRPPAAPAPAARGGGFRAGGGAELEAREEKVVYSRSQLSLADSTKALGDAFKLFMPRSTEFMSSDAELWSFLCSLKHQFSPHILRSKDVYGYSSCRALVPDPPPLPAARGQTRRPAARRRRRGARAAAARRRGAPPSPPAAAPEDSCPAKPAAPGPCFGGRTLEEIWRAATPTLTTFPTIRVGGDVWGERSLAAARRRARQVLRVNLEPVVRLRRFPVPRA, encoded by the coding sequence ATGCGGCGCAGCGTGAAGAGGCGGCGGCGCCGGCCCCcggcggccccggccccggcggcCCGGGGCGGCGGCTTTAGGGCCGGAGGAGGGGCCGAGCTGGAGGCGCGGGAGGAGAAGGTGGTGTACTCGCGGTCACAACTGTCGCTGGCCGACAGCACCAAGGCACTGGGCGACGCCTTCAAGCTGTTCATGCCCCGCAGCACGGAGTTCATGAGCTCGGACGCGGAGCTCTGGAGCTTCCTCTGCAGCCTCAAGCACCAGTTCTCCCCGCACATCCTGCGCAGCAAGGACGTCTACGGCTACTCCTCCTGCCGGGCCCTGGTCCCCGACCCCCCGCCGCTCCCCGCCGCCCGCGGCCAGACGCGCAGGCCGGCGGCCAGGAGGAGGCGCCGCGGAGCCCGGGCGGCCGCCGCCCGCCGGAGGGGGGCCCCGCCGTCCCCGCCGGCGGCGGCCCCCGAGGACAGCTGCCCCGCCAAGCCCGCGGCCCCCGGGCCCTGCTTCGGGGGCCGCACCCTGGAGGAGATCTGGAGGGCGGCCACCCCGACGCTGACCACCTTCCCCACCATCCGCGTCGGCGGCGACGTGTGGGGCGAGCGCAGCTTGGCGGCGGCGCGGCGCCGGGCGCGCCAAGTCCTGCGAGTGAACCTGGAACCCGTGGTGAGGCTTCGCCGCTTCCCGGTGCCCCGGGCGTGA